One part of the Marinobacter sp. MDS2 genome encodes these proteins:
- the aceF gene encoding dihydrolipoyllysine-residue acetyltransferase, whose translation MSEQEIKVPDLGGADEVEVIEIIASEGDTVQEEDPILTVETDKATVELPSPAAGKISKITAKVGDKIKEGDVVGMLVASDDSGDSGDSEEDSGSAGAESKAGADEKSEAKSEDSKPEPKKQSGGSRTERVKVPSLDGMEDIPVIEINVSEGDTVAVDDPLVTVESDKATMEIPSPFAGKVSKILVKEGDKLSEDADLLDLVIEDEGGEPDEAESTEEKAPKKESTDQSESKPDAKPEKQEDSSAESATYAPPSPGAKVHAGPAVRKLARELGADLTRIKGSGPKSRILKDDVQDYVKGQLQQVQQGSSVGGGSGIPAVKLPDFSKFGEIEREGMSRMMFTTANNMQRSWLNVPHVTQFDDADITEMEAFRKAQKAAGEKRGVKMTPLPFLLKACAAALAELPQFNVSLDMERKEVVRKKYIHIGIAVDTPHGLMVPVIRDVDQKGLWELAAESAELAQKARDKQLKPAEMQGACFTITSLGGIGGTAFTPIVNTPEVAILGVSKAAMKPVWDGNEFQPRLMLPLSLSYDHRAVNGADAARFTSLLTQLLGDIRTLLL comes from the coding sequence ATGAGTGAACAGGAAATTAAAGTTCCCGATCTCGGCGGTGCTGATGAAGTCGAAGTGATCGAAATCATCGCCAGTGAAGGGGATACAGTACAGGAAGAAGATCCGATTCTGACGGTTGAAACCGATAAGGCGACGGTTGAACTGCCGTCACCGGCAGCCGGTAAGATCAGTAAGATCACTGCCAAAGTTGGTGACAAAATCAAAGAAGGCGACGTGGTTGGTATGTTGGTGGCCAGCGATGACTCCGGTGATTCAGGCGACTCGGAAGAGGATTCCGGGAGTGCCGGGGCCGAGAGCAAAGCCGGTGCGGATGAGAAATCTGAAGCCAAGTCTGAAGACAGCAAGCCCGAACCGAAAAAACAGTCGGGTGGCTCTCGCACCGAGCGGGTGAAGGTGCCCTCGCTGGACGGTATGGAAGACATTCCGGTCATCGAGATTAACGTCTCCGAGGGCGACACGGTTGCAGTAGACGACCCACTGGTGACGGTGGAATCGGATAAAGCAACCATGGAAATTCCGTCTCCCTTCGCTGGTAAGGTAAGCAAGATACTGGTGAAAGAGGGCGACAAGCTGTCCGAAGATGCCGACTTGCTGGACCTGGTTATCGAAGACGAAGGTGGTGAACCGGACGAAGCTGAAAGCACCGAAGAGAAAGCGCCAAAGAAGGAAAGCACTGACCAGTCCGAGTCAAAACCTGACGCCAAACCTGAAAAGCAGGAAGACAGCTCGGCGGAAAGCGCCACCTACGCCCCGCCTTCTCCGGGTGCCAAGGTGCATGCGGGCCCTGCGGTCCGGAAGTTGGCCCGGGAGTTGGGTGCAGACCTCACCCGTATCAAGGGGTCGGGCCCGAAAAGCAGGATTCTGAAGGACGATGTTCAGGATTACGTGAAGGGCCAGCTACAGCAAGTACAGCAGGGTTCTTCTGTGGGTGGCGGAAGCGGCATCCCAGCTGTGAAGCTGCCGGACTTCAGTAAGTTCGGTGAGATTGAGCGGGAAGGTATGTCCCGCATGATGTTCACCACCGCGAACAACATGCAGCGCAGCTGGTTGAACGTACCCCACGTGACCCAGTTTGATGATGCTGATATCACCGAAATGGAAGCCTTCCGCAAAGCGCAGAAGGCCGCTGGTGAAAAGCGTGGTGTGAAAATGACGCCGCTGCCGTTCTTGCTGAAAGCCTGCGCTGCAGCACTGGCTGAGCTGCCTCAGTTCAACGTGTCGTTGGACATGGAGCGCAAGGAAGTGGTGCGCAAGAAGTACATCCACATTGGTATTGCAGTGGATACTCCGCACGGTTTGATGGTGCCGGTGATCCGGGATGTGGACCAGAAAGGCCTGTGGGAATTGGCGGCGGAAAGCGCCGAGCTGGCACAGAAGGCCCGGGACAAGCAGTTGAAACCGGCTGAAATGCAGGGCGCTTGCTTCACTATCACCAGCTTGGGTGGTATCGGGGGCACTGCCTTCACGCCGATTGTGAATACGCCGGAGGTGGCGATTCTGGGTGTGTCCAAGGCAGCCATGAAGCCGGTGTGGGACGGCAATGAATTCCAGCCGCGCCTGATGCTGCCGTTGTCGTTGTCCTACGACCATCGGGCAGTGAACGGCGCAGATGCCGCACGATTCACCAGCCTGCTCACGCAGCTGCTTGGGGATATCCGCACCTTGTTGCTGTAG
- the aceE gene encoding pyruvate dehydrogenase (acetyl-transferring), homodimeric type, with protein sequence MYQDDDPIETREWLDALESLIENEGIDRVKYILERLSERASRDGTELPYSITTPFRNTIPVTQEARMPGDLFMERRIRSLIRWNAMAMVVRANKRPGDLGGHISTFSSAATLYDVGFNYFFHGGDENRDSDLVYFQGHAAPGIYARSFLEGRFTEEQLDKYREETGGEGLSSYPHPWLMPDYWQFPTVSMGLGPIQSIYQAHVMKYLHSRELIDMGDRKVWSFLGDGECDEPETLGCISKAGREKLDNLIFVVNCNLQRLDGPVRGNGKIMQELEGVFRGAGWNVIKVVWGRMWDPLFDQDEDGLMQRAMDEVCDGDLQNYAFKGPSATRKEFFGKYPELSKLVENLSDDDIAKLNRGGHDPYKVYAAYHRAVHQNNGRPTVILAHTIKGYGFGAAGEAQNTAHSLKKLDLDTLKAFRDRFGVPLKDEELEDVPYYRPAPDSPELVYMKKKRQELGGFYPKRNKECQPLQIPDLDIFKAVLEGSGDREISTTMAFVRLLGALVKDKRVGKRVVPIVPDEARTFGMEGMFRQLGIYTSEGQKYVPQDRDQIMYYREAKQGQILQEGINEAGAMATWMAAATSYSNNSFPLIPFYVFYSMFGFQRIGDLAWASGDMQARGFLIGGTAGRTTLNGEGLQHQDGHSHVLANTIPNCKAYDPAYGYEMAVVIHHGMKEMFEEDKNVFYYLTVENENYAQPAMPEGCEEGIIKGMYLFESVETKGKKKSPRVQLMGAGAIFNEVREAAQLLKEDWGVASDVWSVTSYNELARDGQHVERWNALHPDDKPRKAYVTQCLEKQKGPVISSTDYIKLHSEQLRAYIPATYMTLGTDGFGRSDTREKLRNFFEVDRYYVTVDALAALAKDGEIDQKQVLEAMRKYGIDRNKPNPAHS encoded by the coding sequence TTCCGAGCGCGCCAGCCGAGACGGCACCGAGCTGCCGTATTCCATCACCACACCATTTAGAAACACGATTCCAGTAACTCAGGAAGCGCGCATGCCGGGCGACCTGTTTATGGAACGCCGTATTCGTTCCCTGATTCGCTGGAACGCCATGGCCATGGTGGTGCGCGCCAACAAACGTCCCGGTGATCTGGGCGGTCACATTTCCACCTTCTCTTCTGCCGCCACATTGTATGACGTGGGCTTTAACTACTTCTTCCACGGTGGTGACGAGAACCGCGACTCTGATCTGGTGTATTTCCAGGGGCACGCAGCGCCGGGAATTTACGCCCGCTCATTTCTGGAAGGTCGGTTTACCGAAGAGCAATTGGATAAATACCGGGAAGAAACCGGCGGCGAAGGTCTGTCTTCCTACCCGCACCCTTGGTTGATGCCAGACTACTGGCAGTTCCCGACGGTCTCTATGGGGTTGGGGCCGATCCAGTCGATTTACCAAGCGCACGTGATGAAGTATTTGCACAGTCGCGAGCTGATCGACATGGGCGATCGGAAGGTGTGGAGCTTCCTGGGTGACGGTGAGTGTGACGAGCCTGAAACTCTGGGTTGTATCTCCAAAGCTGGCCGCGAAAAACTGGACAACCTCATTTTCGTGGTGAACTGCAACCTGCAGCGCCTGGACGGCCCGGTTCGTGGTAACGGCAAAATCATGCAAGAGCTGGAAGGTGTCTTCCGCGGGGCCGGCTGGAACGTCATTAAAGTCGTTTGGGGCCGTATGTGGGATCCGCTGTTCGATCAAGACGAAGACGGTCTGATGCAGCGAGCCATGGACGAGGTATGCGACGGCGACCTGCAGAATTATGCCTTCAAAGGCCCGTCGGCTACCCGTAAAGAGTTTTTCGGAAAGTATCCGGAATTGTCCAAGCTGGTTGAGAACCTGTCGGATGACGACATCGCCAAGCTGAACCGTGGCGGTCACGATCCCTACAAGGTCTACGCGGCGTATCACCGTGCGGTGCACCAGAATAACGGCCGGCCGACGGTGATTCTTGCCCACACCATCAAAGGCTACGGCTTTGGCGCAGCGGGTGAGGCGCAGAACACCGCTCACTCGTTGAAGAAGCTTGATCTGGATACGCTCAAGGCATTCCGCGACCGCTTCGGTGTACCTCTGAAAGACGAAGAGCTGGAAGACGTGCCGTATTACCGTCCGGCGCCAGACAGCCCTGAGCTGGTGTACATGAAGAAAAAGCGCCAGGAGCTGGGCGGCTTCTACCCGAAGCGTAATAAAGAATGTCAGCCGTTGCAGATACCGGATCTTGATATCTTCAAAGCGGTATTGGAAGGCTCCGGTGATCGTGAGATTTCCACCACCATGGCGTTTGTGCGTCTGCTCGGGGCTTTGGTGAAAGACAAGCGTGTGGGCAAACGCGTGGTGCCGATTGTGCCGGACGAAGCCCGGACCTTCGGTATGGAAGGCATGTTCCGTCAGCTGGGTATCTACACGTCTGAAGGGCAGAAGTATGTGCCCCAGGATCGTGACCAGATCATGTACTACCGTGAAGCCAAGCAGGGCCAGATCCTGCAGGAAGGTATCAACGAAGCCGGCGCCATGGCCACCTGGATGGCAGCGGCTACGTCCTACAGCAACAACAGCTTCCCGCTGATTCCGTTCTATGTGTTCTATTCCATGTTCGGGTTCCAGCGCATTGGCGATCTGGCCTGGGCTTCGGGCGATATGCAGGCTCGTGGCTTCCTGATCGGTGGTACCGCAGGGCGGACGACGCTGAACGGCGAAGGTTTGCAGCACCAGGACGGCCACAGCCATGTATTGGCGAACACCATTCCGAACTGCAAAGCCTACGACCCGGCTTACGGTTACGAGATGGCCGTAGTGATCCACCACGGCATGAAGGAAATGTTTGAAGAAGACAAAAACGTCTTTTACTACCTGACCGTGGAAAACGAGAACTACGCGCAGCCTGCAATGCCTGAAGGGTGTGAAGAAGGCATCATCAAAGGCATGTACCTGTTCGAATCCGTTGAAACCAAAGGCAAGAAGAAATCGCCGCGGGTTCAGCTGATGGGCGCCGGTGCCATCTTCAACGAAGTGCGCGAAGCGGCTCAGTTGCTGAAAGAAGACTGGGGCGTTGCATCGGATGTCTGGAGTGTCACCAGCTACAACGAACTGGCCCGCGATGGTCAGCACGTTGAACGTTGGAACGCCCTGCACCCGGATGACAAGCCGCGCAAGGCCTACGTGACTCAGTGTCTTGAGAAACAGAAGGGGCCGGTGATTTCATCGACCGACTACATCAAGCTGCATTCTGAACAGCTGCGGGCATACATCCCGGCTACCTACATGACGTTGGGCACCGACGGCTTCGGCCGGAGTGATACCCGCGAGAAGCTTCGTAATTTCTTCGAGGTAGACCGTTACTACGTCACGGTTGATGCGTTGGCGGCTTTGGCTAAAGACGGCGAGATCGACCAGAAGCAGGTTCTCGAAGCGATGCGCAAGTACGGTATCGATCGCAACAAACCGAACCCGGCGCACAGCTAA